In Miscanthus floridulus cultivar M001 chromosome 5, ASM1932011v1, whole genome shotgun sequence, one genomic interval encodes:
- the LOC136449922 gene encoding dihydrolipoyl dehydrogenase 1, mitochondrial-like, with product MALAILARRRAASAVVRRPQAAAGAAVSAWRAYAAAGEESDVVVVGGGPGGYVAAIKAAQLGLKTTCIEKRVTLGGTCLNVGCIPSKALLHSSHMYHEAKNSFAHHGVKFSNLEVDLPAMMAQKDKAVAGLTKGIEGLFKKNKVTYVKGFGKLSSPSEVSVDLIDGGSTVVKGKNIIIATGSDVKSLPGITIDEKKVVSSTGALCLSGIPKKLVVIGAGYIGLEMGSVWNRLGSEVTVVEFAPDIVPSMDGEVRRQFQRMLEKQKFKFMLKTKVVGCDTSGDGVKLTLEPATGGEQTILEADVVLVSAGRTPFTSGIGLETLGVETDKAGRILVDKRFMTNVKGVYAIGDAIPGPMLAHKAEEDGVACVEFIAGKEGHVDYDTVPGVVYTHPEVASVGKTEEQVKDLGIAYRVGKFPLLANSRAKAIDDAEGVVKVIADKETDKILGVHIMAPNAGEIIHEAVLALQYGASSEDVARTCHAHPTVSEALKEACLQTFDKAIHI from the exons atggcgcTCGCTATCCTGGCGAGGCGGCGGGCGGCGTCGGCCGTGGTGCGGCGGCCGCAGGCGGCGGCCGGGGCGGCCGTGTCCGCCTGGAGGGCGTACGCGGCGGCGGGCGAGGAGAGCgacgtggtggtggtgggcggcggACCCGGAGGGTACGTGGCGGCGATCAAGGCCGCGCAGCTGGGGCTCAAGACCACCTGCATCGAGAAGAGGGTCACCCTCGGCGGGACCTGCCTCAACGTCGGATGCATCCCATCCAAG GCTCTTTTGCATTCATCACATATGTACCATGAAGCAAAGAATTCTTTTGCACACCATGGAGTTAAGTTTTCAAATCTGGAAGTCGACCTCCCAGCCATGATGGCTCAGAAAGACAAAGCTGTGGCAGGACTAACAAAAGGAATTGAAGGGCTCTTTAAAAAGAACAAGGTGACTTATGTTAAAGGCTTTGGGAAATTGTCATCCCCCTCAGAAGTATCAGTTGATTTGATTGATGGTGGTAGCACTGTTGTCAAAGGCAAAAACATAATAATTGCAACTGGGTCTGATGTAAAATCACTTCCAGGAATAACAATTGATGAGAAGAAAGTGGTTTCATCTACTGGTGCACTGTGCTTGTCAGGGATCCCGAAGAAACTGGTGGTAATCGGAGCAGGTTATATTGGCCTTGAGATGGGTTCAGTCTGGAACCGCCTTGGTTCAGAGGTCACTGTTGTTGAATTTGCGCCGGATATAGTACCATCAATGGATGGCGAGGTCAGGAGGCAGTTCCAACGCATGCTAGAAAAACAGAAGTTCAAGTTCATGCTCAAGACAAAGGTTGTTGGGTGTGATACCAGTGGAGATGGCGTAAAGCTGACACTTGAGCCTGCAACTGGTGGTGAGCAAACCATCCTTGAAGCAGATGTTGTCCTTGTCTCTGCTGGCAGAACCCCATTTACTTCTGGGATTGGGCTTGAAACTCTTGGTGTTGAGACAGACAAGGCTGGCAGGATCCTTGTTGATAAGCGCTTCATGACCAATGTGAAGGGAGTCTATGCAATCGGGGATGCCATCCCTGGTCCCATGCTTGCCCATAAAGCTGAAGAGGATGGTGTTGCATGCGTAGAGTTCATTGCTGGAAAGGAAGGCCATGTTGACTATGATACAGTTCCTGGTGTGGTCTATACACATCCAGAAGTTGCATCTGTTGGCAAGACTGAGGAGCAGGTGAAGGATCTAGGAATTGCCTATCGTGTGGGCAAGTTTCCACTTTTGGCTAACAGCCGTGCAAAGGCCATTGATGACGCTGAAGGGGTAGTTAAGGTGATCGCAGATAAGGAAACTGACAAGATTCTGGGTGTGCACATAATGGCACCCAATGCTGGTGAAATCATCCATGAAGCTGTCCTCGCCTTGCAGTATGGAGCATCCAGTGAGGATGTTGCTCGAACATGCCACGCACACCCTACCGTGAGCGAAGCCCTCAAGGAGGCTTGCTTGCAAACCTTCGACAAAGCAATCCACATATAA